Proteins encoded together in one Procambarus clarkii isolate CNS0578487 chromosome 11, FALCON_Pclarkii_2.0, whole genome shotgun sequence window:
- the LOC123758459 gene encoding zinc finger protein 300 has protein sequence MAQGIAASTTARSLLGDHIHRHTKKSAVVMQVPTKEKTYKCSFCVKAFSRKNHLVNHLRTHTGEKPYQCSVCQKYFSQQYNLVTHLRIHTGEKPYPCSICLKNFSKKNDLIRHTRIHTGEQPYQCSECLKYFSQQSVLARHMRTHTRENLHHCSVCPKEFIQKSHLIIHMRNHTGEQPYQCSECLKCFSRQNGLVRHMKTHTREKVYQCSECLKDFTQKSHLIGHMRIHTGEKPFKCSICPKTFTQKSHLVVHTRIHTGEKPHHCSICLKDFSKKSHLATHTKIHTREQTYQCSKCFKYFSQQSHLVKHMAIHFKEKAFECS, from the coding sequence ATGGCTCAAGGAATCGCTGCCTCTACAACAGCTCGGTCACTACTTGGAGACCATATCCATCGTCACACAAAAAAATCTGCAGTTGTAATGCAAGTTCCCACAAAAGAGAAAACATACAAGTGTTCTTTTTGTGTGAAAGCTTTTTCACGAAAAAATCACCTTGTAAATCATTTAAGGACTcacacaggagagaaaccatatcagtgttcagtgtgtcaaaaatacttctcacaacaatacaatctAGTAACACACTTGagaattcatacaggagagaaaccttaTCCatgttcaatatgtctgaaaaatTTTTCAAAAAAAAATGATCTAATAAGACACACAAGAATTCATACAGGAGAGCAACCATATCAGTGTTCAGAGTGCTTAAAATATTTTTCACAGCAAAGTGTTCTAGCAAGGCATATGAGAACTCATACACGTGAGAATCTGCATCATTGTTCAGTATGTCCAAAAGAATTTATACAAAAATCTCATCTAATAATTCACATGAGAAATCATACAGGAGAGCAACCATATCAGTGTTCAGAGTGCTTAAAATGTTTTTCACGACAAAATGGTCTAGTAAGACACATGAAAACCCACACACGAGAGAAAGTATATCAGTGTTCAGAATGTCTTAAGGACTTTACACAAAAATCTCATCTAATAGGGCACATGAGAATTCATACTGGAGAAAAGCCATTTAAGTGTTCAATATGTCCCAAAACCTTTACACAAAAGTCTCATTTAGTTGTACACACAAGAATACATACAGGGGAGAAACCACATCACTGTTCAATATGTCTCAAAGACTTTTCCAAAAAATCTCATTTAGCAACACACACAAAAATTCATACAAGAGAACAAACGTATCAGTGTTCAAAATGCTTTAAGTATTTTTCTCAACAAAGTCATCTAGTAAAACACATGGCAATTCATTTTAAAGAAAAGGCATTTGAATGTTCTTAG